A genomic stretch from Ureibacillus composti includes:
- a CDS encoding CoA-acylating methylmalonate-semialdehyde dehydrogenase — translation MAVEQKVRELQHFINGALVAGTSGRFSNVFNPSTGEVIARVPLATKDEVKDAIEKAKAAFPAWKKTSAGKRAEIVQRFRQLVTENIDELIEVICEESGKTKEDAKGEITRGLESVDLAINAAHMTKGEYSVNVGGGINAFSAKYPLGVVAAIAPFNFPVMVPLAQTSMAVAVGNSVILKPSEKVPVSALYISNLWKEAGLPDGVWTVINGDKEAVDELLENKTIEAISFVGSTPVAEYIYQTGTNYNKRVAAFGGGKNFMVVMPDADLEKTANAFLGAAYGAASQRCMAISGAIPVGKETADKFVAILKEKIENLKVGPYTDAEVDFGPVITQQSKDVVIAAINKGIEEGAQLVVDGRNPKISETSKGFYVGPTLLDYVTPSMEIYENEVFGPARIIVRTESLQEAIDLINDHELGNGVTIFTNNGAAARKFQEEIEVGMVGVNVPIPIPVGYHNFGGLKRSKFGEGYMFGPDQARFFTKVKTISERWLEADDETTSSFSFPSNDSAK, via the coding sequence ATGGCAGTTGAACAAAAGGTAAGAGAATTACAACATTTTATTAATGGAGCACTTGTGGCGGGTACAAGTGGACGTTTTTCAAATGTGTTTAATCCAAGTACAGGAGAAGTAATTGCACGCGTTCCATTAGCTACAAAAGATGAAGTAAAAGATGCAATTGAAAAAGCGAAAGCAGCATTTCCGGCATGGAAAAAAACATCTGCAGGGAAAAGAGCAGAAATCGTTCAACGTTTCCGTCAATTAGTGACAGAAAATATAGATGAATTAATTGAAGTGATTTGTGAAGAAAGCGGAAAAACAAAAGAAGATGCAAAAGGCGAAATAACACGTGGATTAGAATCTGTAGATTTAGCAATTAACGCTGCTCATATGACAAAAGGAGAATACTCTGTAAATGTTGGTGGAGGCATTAACGCGTTTTCAGCTAAATATCCATTAGGTGTAGTAGCTGCGATTGCTCCATTCAACTTCCCAGTAATGGTTCCACTTGCACAAACAAGTATGGCAGTAGCAGTTGGGAACTCTGTTATTTTAAAACCATCTGAAAAAGTGCCTGTATCTGCACTTTATATTTCAAACCTTTGGAAAGAAGCAGGTTTACCAGATGGCGTTTGGACAGTTATTAATGGTGATAAAGAAGCAGTTGATGAACTACTAGAAAATAAAACAATCGAAGCGATTTCATTTGTTGGTTCAACTCCAGTTGCTGAATACATCTATCAAACGGGAACAAATTACAACAAACGCGTTGCAGCATTTGGCGGAGGTAAAAACTTCATGGTCGTAATGCCAGATGCAGACTTAGAGAAAACAGCAAATGCATTCCTAGGGGCAGCGTATGGTGCAGCTTCTCAACGTTGTATGGCGATTTCTGGTGCAATTCCAGTTGGAAAAGAAACGGCTGATAAATTTGTAGCGATTTTAAAAGAAAAAATTGAAAACTTAAAAGTAGGCCCTTATACAGATGCTGAAGTAGATTTTGGTCCAGTGATTACACAACAATCGAAAGATGTAGTAATTGCTGCAATCAATAAAGGCATTGAAGAAGGCGCACAATTAGTTGTTGATGGACGTAATCCGAAAATCAGCGAAACTTCAAAAGGTTTCTATGTAGGCCCAACTTTACTTGACTATGTTACGCCTTCAATGGAAATCTATGAAAATGAAGTATTCGGCCCAGCTCGTATTATCGTTCGTACAGAATCTTTACAAGAAGCTATTGATTTAATCAATGATCATGAGCTAGGAAATGGTGTAACAATTTTCACAAATAACGGAGCAGCTGCTCGTAAATTCCAAGAAGAAATCGAAGTGGGCATGGTTGGGGTAAACGTTCCGATTCCAATTCCTGTCGGTTACCATAACTTCGGTGGTTTAAAACGTTCTAAATTTGGAGAAGGTTACATGTTCGGTCCAGACCAAGCGCGTTTCTTCACGAAAGTGAAAACAATCTCTGAGCGTTGGTTAGAAGCTGATGATGAAACAACATCATCGTTCTCTTTCCCAAGTAACGATAGCGCGAAGTAA
- a CDS encoding iron ABC transporter permease: MRNLSIRRFLSNKIGWLYILSGGLLLCTSLLALFVSSVQVPVPTILHIILGNTLNSGWLENVPKNEEMIIWNIRLPRVLLAFCVGASLSLAGAAFQGLLRNPLADPYTIGVSSGASLGAVIVIFFQITIIGLGSFTLPVVAIISGLLTLLVVFGLVRLSSRSLAIETIVLAGIIVSSFIGALVSLIISLGDKDAMTQIMYWLYGSVGMRGWEYVQLIIPFMMIGAFILFYHYRELNALALGEEAADHIGVDVKKGKRFVLVGASLLTGASVAVSGSIGFVGLVIPHLVRLVIGPNHRHVLPLSLLTGGTFLILADLLARTLISPNELPIGVVTALIGAPVFAYLLIRERLGKRE, translated from the coding sequence TTGCGGAACTTATCTATCCGGAGGTTTTTAAGCAATAAAATAGGCTGGTTGTATATCTTAAGCGGAGGGCTCTTACTTTGTACGAGCCTTCTTGCATTATTTGTAAGTAGTGTACAAGTTCCAGTGCCTACTATTTTACATATTATCTTAGGAAATACTTTAAATAGTGGTTGGCTTGAGAATGTGCCTAAAAACGAGGAAATGATTATTTGGAATATTCGTTTGCCTAGGGTTCTTTTAGCCTTTTGTGTAGGCGCATCTCTTTCGCTTGCGGGTGCAGCTTTTCAAGGGCTATTACGAAACCCACTAGCTGACCCATATACGATTGGTGTTTCATCTGGTGCCTCTTTAGGTGCAGTTATTGTTATATTTTTTCAAATTACGATTATCGGATTAGGAAGCTTTACATTACCGGTTGTAGCCATTATCAGTGGGTTACTCACGTTACTTGTCGTTTTTGGGCTTGTACGTTTAAGTAGTAGAAGTTTGGCGATTGAAACGATTGTGTTAGCCGGTATCATTGTGAGCTCCTTTATTGGTGCACTTGTCTCTTTAATTATTTCGTTAGGGGACAAAGATGCAATGACACAAATTATGTACTGGTTATATGGAAGTGTCGGTATGCGAGGATGGGAATATGTTCAACTGATCATACCATTTATGATGATAGGTGCGTTTATACTTTTCTATCACTATCGAGAATTAAATGCACTAGCTTTAGGTGAGGAAGCTGCAGATCATATTGGCGTAGATGTTAAAAAAGGAAAGAGGTTTGTACTAGTTGGTGCTTCTTTACTAACCGGAGCTTCAGTAGCTGTTTCGGGTTCCATTGGCTTTGTGGGGCTTGTTATTCCACATCTTGTTCGTCTTGTCATTGGTCCGAACCATCGTCATGTTTTGCCGCTCTCGCTATTAACGGGAGGAACCTTTTTAATTTTAGCAGATTTACTGGCTAGAACATTGATTTCTCCAAATGAACTTCCAATTGGTGTTGTTACGGCTTTAATTGGTGCACCTGTTTTTGCTTATCTTTTAATTCGAGAACGATTAGGAAAGAGGGAATAA
- a CDS encoding SH3 domain-containing C40 family peptidase gives MKAIVTRMIANLHKAPSELSELIDEALYGMTVNILEDVDANWVRVQTTYRYEGYCKKEYLLIDEARTDAWLNEATFVIKQNFADILTKPKIQSTKVTTLVKGSIVRFLEQDDLEAEWAAIGLPTGEIGYVRKHWIQERAVEENRSEDELRENIVQTALSYLNTPYRWGGKSPLGIDCSGLCSMAYLINGIIIYRDAKIMDGFPIKEIPLEQIKKGDLLYFPGHIAMYLGDEQYVHSSLGGNEVSINSLNDNHLNYRKDLATTITAIGSFFAPERVHP, from the coding sequence ATGAAAGCAATTGTGACAAGGATGATTGCCAACTTACATAAAGCACCAAGTGAGTTGTCTGAGCTAATTGATGAAGCATTGTACGGAATGACAGTCAACATACTAGAGGATGTGGATGCTAATTGGGTTCGGGTTCAGACAACCTACCGTTATGAAGGGTATTGTAAAAAAGAGTATTTATTAATTGATGAAGCAAGAACAGACGCATGGCTCAATGAAGCAACCTTTGTGATTAAGCAAAACTTTGCCGATATTTTAACAAAACCAAAAATTCAAAGCACCAAAGTCACAACACTCGTAAAAGGCTCCATCGTGCGTTTCCTTGAACAAGATGATTTAGAAGCTGAGTGGGCAGCAATCGGATTGCCGACTGGGGAAATTGGCTATGTGAGAAAGCATTGGATTCAAGAAAGAGCAGTAGAAGAAAATAGGTCTGAGGATGAATTACGGGAGAACATTGTGCAAACAGCACTCAGTTACTTAAATACTCCTTATCGTTGGGGTGGGAAATCTCCGTTAGGCATTGACTGCTCTGGCCTTTGTTCAATGGCTTATTTGATAAATGGGATTATTATTTATCGAGATGCAAAGATCATGGATGGTTTCCCAATTAAAGAGATTCCCCTTGAGCAAATCAAAAAGGGAGATTTACTGTACTTCCCTGGACATATTGCCATGTATTTAGGCGACGAACAGTATGTTCACTCATCCCTTGGTGGGAATGAAGTAAGCATCAACAGCTTAAATGATAACCACCTAAACTATCGAAAAGACCTAGCTACTACAATTACAGCTATAGGAAGTTTCTTTGCTCCTGAAAGGGTTCATCCGTAA
- the pruA gene encoding L-glutamate gamma-semialdehyde dehydrogenase has protein sequence MNLTNGIFKIPTPTNEPGNTYAPGTKERETLKAELKRQSEIVVDIPVIINGQNIKTDTVKQVVMPHAHQHVLANYSEAGEKELRDAIEAAMAAKEAWANMPWEHRAAIFLKAADLISGPYRDVMNAATMLGQSKTAIQAEIDSAQELIDFLRFGVEYANQVYAIQPASMKNVWNRTDYRPLDGFVLAISPFNFTAIGGNLPAAPAMMGNVVVWKPATTSLLANYYFMRILEEAGLPKGVINFVPSRGSQVSEIVLTDSRMAGFHFTGSTATFQTIWKNVGENIANYISYPRLVGETGGKDFVFAHESAQADKVVASIVRGAFEYQGQKCSAASRAYIPVSLWEEVKAGLIEETAKLKVGDVRDFRNFMGAVIDQASFDSIKNYIEYAKASEEAEIIAGGTYDDSVGYFVQPTIIVTTNPNFKTMVEEIFGPVLTIYVYENDQLEETLTAVDTASMYALTGAIFAQDRQAILHLEERLSGAAGNFYINDKPTGAMINQQPFGGSRGSGTNDKAGSVLNMIRWTTPRVIKENFAPTTDIAYPFMDEE, from the coding sequence GTGAATTTGACTAACGGAATTTTTAAAATCCCAACACCTACAAACGAGCCAGGTAATACTTATGCTCCTGGTACAAAAGAAAGAGAAACATTAAAAGCTGAATTAAAACGCCAATCTGAAATCGTAGTGGATATCCCTGTGATTATTAATGGCCAAAATATAAAAACTGATACAGTGAAGCAAGTGGTAATGCCACATGCTCATCAACATGTACTAGCTAACTATTCTGAAGCTGGTGAAAAAGAATTACGCGATGCAATCGAAGCGGCAATGGCTGCTAAAGAAGCATGGGCTAATATGCCATGGGAACATCGTGCAGCAATCTTCTTAAAAGCTGCTGATCTAATTTCTGGTCCATACCGTGACGTTATGAATGCAGCGACAATGTTAGGACAATCTAAAACAGCGATTCAAGCTGAAATTGATTCTGCACAAGAATTAATTGATTTCTTACGTTTCGGTGTTGAATATGCGAACCAAGTGTATGCTATTCAACCAGCAAGCATGAAAAATGTATGGAATCGTACAGACTACCGTCCATTAGATGGATTCGTACTAGCTATTTCTCCATTCAACTTTACAGCGATTGGTGGTAACTTACCAGCAGCTCCAGCAATGATGGGGAACGTTGTCGTTTGGAAACCAGCAACAACTTCTTTACTAGCAAACTATTACTTCATGCGTATTTTAGAAGAAGCTGGATTACCAAAAGGTGTTATCAACTTTGTACCATCTCGTGGTTCACAAGTATCTGAAATTGTACTAACAGACTCACGTATGGCAGGTTTCCACTTCACAGGTTCAACAGCTACATTCCAAACAATTTGGAAAAATGTTGGAGAAAATATTGCAAACTATATTTCATACCCTCGTTTAGTTGGGGAAACAGGCGGTAAAGACTTTGTATTTGCACACGAATCTGCACAAGCAGATAAAGTAGTAGCAAGCATTGTTCGCGGTGCATTTGAGTACCAAGGACAAAAATGTTCAGCTGCTTCACGTGCTTATATCCCAGTTAGCCTATGGGAAGAAGTGAAAGCTGGTTTAATTGAAGAAACTGCTAAACTTAAAGTTGGGGATGTTCGTGACTTCCGTAACTTCATGGGTGCGGTCATTGACCAGGCTTCATTTGATTCAATTAAAAACTATATTGAATACGCAAAAGCATCTGAAGAAGCAGAAATTATTGCGGGTGGTACGTATGATGATTCAGTTGGTTACTTCGTTCAACCAACAATTATCGTTACAACAAATCCAAACTTCAAAACAATGGTAGAAGAAATCTTTGGACCAGTGTTAACAATTTATGTTTATGAAAATGATCAATTAGAAGAAACATTAACAGCGGTTGATACTGCTTCTATGTACGCTTTAACAGGAGCAATCTTTGCTCAAGATCGCCAAGCGATTCTTCACTTAGAAGAACGTTTATCTGGTGCAGCGGGTAACTTCTATATTAATGACAAACCAACTGGTGCGATGATTAACCAACAACCATTTGGTGGTTCACGTGGTTCTGGTACAAATGATAAAGCAGGATCAGTACTTAACATGATTCGTTGGACAACTCCTCGAGTGATCAAAGAGAACTTTGCTCCAACAACAGATATCGCATATCCATTTATGGATGAAGAGTAA
- a CDS encoding DUF192 domain-containing protein: protein MKQTLLTALVADTQEKREKGLMFVKRLPEDEGMLFVFPEKVYDGFWMKNTFIPLSIAFIDSDGEILKILNMWPCLDEECPTYEPQIFYQYAIEVNYGWFERNRVREGDYVKF from the coding sequence ATGAAGCAAACGTTATTAACAGCTCTTGTTGCAGATACGCAAGAAAAAAGAGAGAAGGGGTTAATGTTTGTTAAAAGATTACCTGAAGACGAAGGGATGTTATTCGTATTTCCTGAAAAGGTTTATGATGGTTTCTGGATGAAAAATACATTCATTCCCCTGTCCATTGCTTTTATAGATTCTGATGGTGAAATTCTAAAGATATTAAATATGTGGCCTTGTCTAGATGAAGAATGTCCAACGTATGAGCCACAAATTTTTTATCAATATGCTATTGAAGTGAATTACGGATGGTTTGAAAGAAATCGGGTTAGAGAGGGCGATTATGTAAAATTTTAG
- a CDS encoding site-2 protease family protein, which translates to MKNKKTWGVLVGTGLLILSKLKFVLVIMKVLKLQTLISMAIYLWMYALIYGWKFAAAFVYLIFIHEMGHTYAARRLKLPVSPAIFIPFVGAAISMKEMPKSAKDEAYLAYMGPVFGLLAFLPAFPLYFYTEDPFWALVIFLGGLLNLFNLIPITPLDGGRIAAGISTKLWAVGLMILIGYSLYSFNILAIIITIIGAIQWYKIYKQQKNLVEDEKEVTSYMTIYRQLKEHAEHASVGNFTYYARSFKGNILNEHLRDLFLILNNVEELEETEEQDRLIIDEFLSRFNEQVQKIKGEFEQTASYYKTDNKTKLKLFMIYLGLVVVLAASTYYGNMIIMESEAMKTIIGE; encoded by the coding sequence TTGAAAAATAAAAAAACTTGGGGAGTCTTGGTTGGTACAGGTTTATTAATTTTATCAAAATTAAAATTTGTACTAGTAATAATGAAGGTCTTAAAGTTGCAGACGTTAATCAGTATGGCAATATACTTATGGATGTATGCGCTCATATACGGGTGGAAGTTTGCAGCCGCTTTCGTATATTTAATTTTTATACATGAGATGGGACATACATATGCTGCGCGAAGACTTAAATTGCCAGTTAGTCCAGCTATTTTTATCCCCTTTGTTGGAGCTGCCATTTCTATGAAAGAAATGCCGAAAAGTGCGAAGGATGAGGCGTATTTAGCTTATATGGGGCCGGTATTCGGATTACTTGCCTTTTTGCCTGCGTTTCCATTGTACTTTTATACTGAAGATCCTTTTTGGGCGCTAGTCATTTTTCTAGGGGGATTACTGAATTTATTTAATTTAATTCCTATTACGCCTTTGGATGGAGGGCGGATAGCTGCTGGGATCAGCACAAAGCTATGGGCTGTAGGTTTAATGATCCTTATTGGATATTCATTATATTCTTTTAATATTTTAGCCATCATTATTACAATTATTGGTGCAATCCAGTGGTATAAAATTTATAAACAACAAAAAAATCTAGTGGAAGATGAAAAGGAAGTAACATCTTACATGACGATTTATAGACAGTTAAAAGAACACGCAGAGCATGCATCGGTTGGTAACTTTACTTATTATGCAAGATCGTTTAAAGGAAATATTTTAAACGAACACCTGCGGGACCTATTTCTAATTTTGAATAATGTTGAAGAATTAGAAGAGACGGAAGAACAAGATCGATTAATAATCGATGAATTCCTCTCCCGATTTAATGAACAGGTTCAAAAAATAAAAGGCGAGTTTGAGCAAACAGCCTCATATTATAAAACTGACAATAAAACAAAACTAAAATTATTTATGATTTATTTAGGATTAGTTGTAGTTTTAGCAGCAAGTACTTACTATGGAAACATGATAATCATGGAATCTGAGGCAATGAAGACAATCATTGGTGAATGA
- a CDS encoding ABC transporter substrate-binding protein yields MLKKWGLFSSVLLLSIGVLVGCGSQEQNTQDEEGTTSNNKTEEVEKASGEQFPVTITDDANREVTIEEEPETIVSIQASNTEIAFALGLGDKIIGVSDYDNYPKEALEIQKVGAQDINAELVLSLLPDIALVTDYHYESHPEILKQFEEAGIDVIVVGGAESFEDTYDNIEMIASASGTTDQAEEIITDMKDRLQAIKDKAAAEITDKKRVWVEVSPAPDIFTTGQNTFMHEMLESIQAVNVAEDQEGWVKLNEEEIVKLNPDVIITTYGYYVENPAEQVLSRKGWAEVPAVKNGNVFDVDNDTVTRPGPRLIEGVETLAELIYPEVFKQ; encoded by the coding sequence ATGTTAAAAAAATGGGGGCTTTTCAGCAGTGTCCTTCTGTTAAGTATTGGTGTTTTAGTTGGCTGTGGTTCACAAGAACAAAACACACAAGATGAAGAAGGTACGACTTCAAACAACAAGACGGAGGAAGTAGAAAAGGCGAGTGGTGAACAATTCCCTGTCACAATTACAGATGATGCAAATCGTGAAGTTACGATTGAAGAAGAACCTGAAACAATTGTTTCTATTCAAGCAAGTAATACTGAAATCGCGTTTGCTCTTGGGTTAGGCGATAAAATTATTGGCGTATCCGATTACGATAACTATCCTAAAGAGGCACTAGAAATTCAAAAGGTCGGAGCACAAGATATAAATGCAGAACTAGTTCTTTCACTTCTTCCAGATATAGCACTTGTAACAGATTATCATTACGAATCACATCCCGAAATATTAAAGCAATTTGAGGAAGCGGGTATTGATGTAATTGTTGTTGGTGGTGCTGAATCCTTTGAGGATACTTATGACAATATTGAGATGATTGCTTCGGCTTCTGGAACGACTGATCAGGCAGAAGAAATCATTACGGATATGAAAGATCGTCTTCAAGCAATTAAAGATAAAGCTGCAGCCGAAATAACAGATAAAAAACGAGTATGGGTAGAGGTTTCACCTGCTCCAGATATCTTCACGACAGGACAAAATACATTCATGCATGAAATGCTGGAGTCAATTCAGGCAGTGAATGTTGCTGAAGATCAAGAAGGTTGGGTCAAGTTGAATGAGGAAGAAATTGTTAAATTGAACCCGGATGTAATTATTACGACTTATGGCTATTATGTAGAAAATCCTGCAGAACAGGTACTATCTCGTAAAGGTTGGGCAGAAGTACCAGCAGTAAAAAATGGAAATGTGTTTGATGTTGATAATGATACGGTGACAAGACCAGGTCCTCGTTTAATTGAAGGAGTCGAGACACTTGCGGAACTTATCTATCCGGAGGTTTTTAAGCAATAA
- a CDS encoding phosphatase PAP2 family protein: MNKWIYISAICAFIIFCILWMTFDTPLIKAFDQGASDLLYGREYITVFHYIGETKFIFSVAIILLLIILIRLKDYKLMLFEIMSVGFGYAIYQVLKRIVERPRPEIVDQFTTFSFPSGHALHGFLYLVTVAYVFNRMGISKTASRIIWTIAILLFLLIGLSRIAEGRHYASDVLAGWMLGYSWFILCVWWYESAYRSTPDRKEI; encoded by the coding sequence ATGAACAAGTGGATTTATATATCAGCAATTTGTGCTTTTATTATTTTCTGTATTTTATGGATGACCTTCGACACTCCACTCATTAAAGCATTTGATCAGGGAGCATCTGATTTATTGTATGGTCGCGAGTATATTACGGTTTTTCACTACATTGGTGAAACAAAATTCATTTTTTCTGTGGCGATTATTCTCCTACTCATCATTTTGATTCGACTAAAAGACTATAAATTGATGCTTTTTGAAATAATGTCAGTTGGTTTTGGATATGCAATATATCAAGTCTTAAAACGGATCGTCGAACGACCTCGCCCGGAAATTGTAGATCAATTTACTACCTTTAGTTTTCCCTCTGGACATGCTTTACATGGATTTCTGTATCTTGTAACAGTCGCATACGTATTTAATCGAATGGGTATTTCAAAGACAGCATCCCGAATTATTTGGACAATCGCAATACTACTTTTCCTCTTAATCGGACTTTCCCGAATAGCAGAAGGACGCCACTATGCATCAGATGTATTAGCTGGGTGGATGCTCGGATATAGTTGGTTTATCCTTTGTGTGTGGTGGTATGAAAGTGCCTATCGTAGTACACCTGATCGGAAGGAAATATGA
- a CDS encoding amino acid permease — protein sequence MEVRDDQLQRGLKKRHMTMIAIAGVIGAGLFMGSGSVINLAGPGAILSYALAGMIVIFVMRMLGEMAAMNPTSGSFAHYAHEAIGPWAGFLIGWLYWFFWVIAIALEATAAAAIIQYWYDGVPLWLLSLILTVALTLTNIISVKSFGEFEYWFSLIKVVSIIAFLAIGAAIIFGVVPNFEAVGMTNLVGQGGFLPNGFGSVLMGVVIVIFSFMGTEIIAIAAGESEEPKEAVTKATNSVTWRILIFYVGSIAVVVTLLPWHSSDILTSPYVAVLDYIGIPAAAQIMNFVVLTAVLSCLNSALYATSRMVFSLAEKGEAPKSFLKLNKQGAPVIAILAGTFFSYIAVIMNYVSPDKVFMFLLSSCSAITLIMYLMIAVSQLIVRKRVEKENPELLSVKMWLFPYLTYLTIIAVSALLIAMFFIDSMRSQILFTSIIVIVVMLAYVITQKGKNRVEESSAITISDEAAEEGI from the coding sequence ATGGAAGTTAGAGATGATCAATTACAAAGAGGCTTGAAAAAACGGCATATGACGATGATTGCTATAGCTGGGGTAATCGGTGCAGGTTTATTTATGGGTAGTGGCTCTGTTATCAATTTAGCTGGTCCGGGTGCGATTTTGTCATATGCATTAGCGGGTATGATTGTGATCTTTGTTATGAGAATGCTTGGTGAAATGGCTGCTATGAATCCAACAAGTGGTTCGTTTGCTCACTATGCACATGAGGCAATTGGTCCGTGGGCAGGGTTTTTAATTGGTTGGTTGTATTGGTTTTTCTGGGTCATAGCTATCGCACTAGAAGCAACTGCCGCTGCGGCAATTATTCAGTATTGGTACGACGGTGTACCACTTTGGCTATTAAGTCTAATTTTAACTGTTGCGTTAACACTCACAAACATTATTTCTGTGAAATCGTTTGGTGAATTTGAATATTGGTTCTCACTTATAAAGGTAGTTAGTATTATCGCATTCCTTGCAATAGGAGCAGCAATTATATTCGGTGTTGTACCAAATTTTGAAGCGGTAGGAATGACAAACTTAGTTGGACAAGGTGGCTTTTTACCGAATGGTTTTGGATCAGTTCTCATGGGGGTTGTCATAGTTATTTTCTCATTTATGGGGACTGAAATTATTGCCATTGCAGCCGGTGAATCAGAAGAGCCAAAGGAAGCGGTAACAAAGGCAACAAATTCTGTTACGTGGCGTATATTAATTTTTTACGTAGGATCGATTGCAGTCGTTGTGACATTACTCCCTTGGCATTCGTCTGATATTTTGACAAGTCCATACGTAGCGGTACTTGACTATATTGGGATTCCTGCAGCTGCGCAAATTATGAACTTTGTCGTACTTACGGCAGTTTTATCGTGCTTAAATTCTGCATTGTATGCAACTTCTAGAATGGTCTTTTCACTTGCTGAAAAAGGAGAAGCACCAAAAAGTTTCTTAAAGTTAAATAAACAAGGCGCACCCGTAATTGCAATTTTAGCAGGTACTTTCTTCTCTTATATTGCTGTCATTATGAATTATGTTTCACCAGATAAAGTGTTTATGTTTTTATTAAGTTCATGTAGTGCGATTACATTAATTATGTATTTAATGATTGCAGTATCTCAATTAATTGTGAGAAAAAGGGTAGAAAAAGAAAATCCTGAGCTATTATCGGTGAAAATGTGGTTATTCCCATATTTAACGTACCTCACAATCATTGCAGTTTCTGCATTATTAATTGCGATGTTCTTTATTGATTCAATGCGATCTCAAATTCTATTTACCTCAATTATTGTAATTGTCGTCATGTTAGCTTACGTTATTACGCAAAAAGGTAAAAATCGAGTCGAAGAATCTTCTGCTATTACTATTAGTGATGAAGCAGCGGAAGAAGGAATTTAA
- a CDS encoding cell wall hydrolase: MPRVKFRDADVDLVARMMRAEAEGEGNQGMLYVGNVIVNRAVADCADFTDVRTIEDVIYQVQGGNYSFEAVQKGNLFYSPARENERRLARQVLNYWRDHPAKYALWYFNPYAPCPPQWYGQPFTGQFKDHCFYEPAPGTCASIYS; this comes from the coding sequence ATGCCAAGAGTAAAATTCCGAGATGCGGACGTCGACTTAGTTGCAAGGATGATGAGAGCGGAAGCTGAAGGTGAAGGGAACCAAGGGATGCTATATGTTGGAAATGTTATTGTTAATCGTGCAGTAGCAGATTGCGCAGATTTTACTGATGTAAGAACAATTGAAGATGTTATTTATCAGGTGCAAGGAGGAAATTATTCTTTTGAAGCTGTTCAAAAGGGTAATTTATTTTATTCACCAGCGCGAGAAAATGAACGAAGATTAGCAAGGCAAGTTTTAAATTATTGGAGAGACCACCCAGCGAAATATGCTCTTTGGTACTTTAATCCATATGCACCATGCCCTCCACAGTGGTATGGTCAACCATTTACTGGCCAATTTAAAGATCATTGTTTCTATGAACCAGCACCAGGAACATGTGCAAGTATTTATTCATAA